The genomic window CTCGCGGACGATGACCGCGACCTCGTACGCGAACGCCGGGTCGTAGGAGATCGCCGCCGGGTTGGTGGAGGCGATCAGATGCGAGTGGCCGTCGGCGTGCTGCAGGCCCTCACCGGTCATCGTGGTGCGCCCGGCCGTCGCGCCGATCACGAACCCGCGGCCCAGCTGGTCGGCCAGCGCCCAGAACTGGTCGGCGGTGCGCTGGAAGCCGAACATCGAGTAGAAGATGTAGAACGGGATCATCGGCTCGCCGTGCGTGGCGTACGCGGTGGCCGCCGCGGTGAAGTCGGCGAGCGAACCGGCCTCGGTGATCCCCTCGTTGAGGATCTGGCCGTCCTTCGCCTCCTTGTAGTACAGCAGCTGGTCGCGGTCGACCGGGTCGTACGTCTGGCCCTTGGGCGAGTACAGTCCCGCGGACGGGAAGAGCGACTCCATGCCGAAGGTGCGCGCCTCGTCGGGGACGATCGGCACCCAGCGGCGGCCGGTCTCCTTCTCCCGCATCAGGTCCTTGACCAGCCGGACGAACGCCATCGTGGTGGCGATCTCCTGCGTGCCCGAGCCCTTCTCCAGGCTCGCGTAGGCCTTGTCGGGCGGCAGCGGCAGCGGCTTGGCGACGACCTTGCGGGCCGGGGCGGGACCGCCGAGCGCCGCGCGCCGCTCGCGCAGGTAGCGCATCTCGGGCGAGTCCTCGCCCGGGTGCCAGTACGGGACGACGTCCGCGTCCAGGGCGCTGTCCGGGATCGGCAGCTCCAGCAGGTCGCGCATCACCCGGAACTGCGGGAGGGTGAGCTTCTTCATCTGGTGGTTGGCGTTGCGCGACTCGAAGCCGGTGCCGAGCGTGTAGCCCTTCACCGTCTGGGCGAGCACCACGGTCGGGGCGCCCTTGTGGTCCAGCGCGGCCCGGTAGGCGGCATAGACCTTGCGCGGCTCGTGCCCGGCCCGTGAGGTCTGGAAGAGTTCGAGCACCTTGGCGTCGCCGAGCCGGCCGCCGATGGTCCGCAGCGAGGGGTCCGCCCCGAAGAAGTGCTCGCGGATGTAGGCCGCGTCCCGGGTGGCGTACGTCTGGAACTGCGCGTCCGGCACCTCGCGCAGTCGCCGCAGCAGCGCCCCGTCGGTGTCCTGGGCGAGCACCTCGTCCCAGGCCGCGCCCCACAGCGCCTTGACCACGTTCCAGCCGGCCGCGCGGAACTGCGCCTCCAGCTCCTGGACGATCTTGAAGTTGGGGCGGACCGGGCCGTCGAGCCGCTGCAGGTTGCAGTTGATCACGAAGGTCAGGTTGTCCAGGCCCTCGCGCCCGGCCAGCGCCAGAGCGGCCGTCGACTCGGGCTCGTCCATCTCGCCGTCGCCGAGGAAGGCCCAGACATGCGAGTCGGAGGTGTCCTTGACGCCTCGGTGCTCCAGGTAGCGGTTGAAGCGGGCCTGGTAGATCGCGGACAGCGGGCCGAGGCCCATCGAGACGGTGGGGAACTCCCACAGCCACGGCAGCCGCCGCGGGTGCGGGTACGAGGGCAGGCCGTCGCCGCCGGCCTCCTGCCGGAACCGGTCGAGCTGCCCCTCGGACAGCCGGCCGTCGAGGAAGGCGCGGGCGTAGATGCCGGGGGAGGCGTGGCCCTGGAGGTACAGCTGGTCGCCGGACCCGGTGCCTTCCTTGCCCCGGAAGAAGTGCTGGAAGCCGGTCTCGTACAGCCAGGCCGCCGACGCGAACGTGGCGATGTGGCCGCCGAGTCCGAGCTTGCTGCCACGGGTCACCATGGCAGCGGCGTTCCAGCGGTTCCAGGCGGTGATCCTGGCCTCCATCGCCTCGTCGCCCGGGTAGGCGGGCTCGGCGGAGGTCGGGATCGTGTTGATGTACTCCGTCTCCAGCAGGGAGGGCAGCGCGATGCCGTCGGCACTGGCGCCTTCGAGGGTCCTGCGCATCAGGTACGCGGCCCGGTGCGGCCCGGCGGCCTTGGTGACGGCGTCGAGCGACGCGAGCCACTCCGTGGTCTCTTCCGGGTCGCGGTCCGGGATCTGGTCGAGCTGACTGGGCCGGGTACGGCCAACGGCGTCAGGCATGGGGTGCCGCCTTCCGAGCGGAGGGAGGTGATGAGTGCGAGTGATGAGTCGGCAGACAGGGCTCGCCCTCCGCTGTCGAGGTTACGCCTGCGATCGATGATCGATCAATCCTTCTCGGCGGCCGATTCCAAGTCGGCACGGGGTGCCAGCCTCATAGGCACGCGGTGCCGTGGCCTGCGCGTCTTCGATTCGCAGGGCGCCCGCCGGAGTGCCGGTCAGACCTGGGGCGCGCAGCTCAGCACGTGGGACTTGATCAGCTCGCAGATCCGCGGGTCGCGCCGGGTGAAGGCGTCGACGATCTCCTGGTGCTCGGCGGCGTAGGCGCGCGGCGCCGGGCTCAGCCAGCGGATGGACAGCGTCGTCCAGACCTCGATGCCGAGCGACTCCCACGCGTGCAGCAGCACCGCGTTGCCCGCGGCGCGGACCAGCTCGTGGTGGAAGGCCACGGTGTGCCGCACCTGGGCCTCGCCGTCGAGCTCCGCGTCGGCCAGCCGCAGCGCGGCGACCTCGCTGGCCAGGGCGGCCGGGTCGGCGGCGAGCCGCGGCGCGGCCAGCTCGGCGGCGACCTGTTCCAGCCCCGCGCGGACCGGATAGCTCTCCTTGAGGTCGGCGGCGGTGAGCCCCCGCACCCGGACGCCCTTGTTCGGCGCGGACTCGATCAGCCGCAGCGCCTCAAGCTCGCGCAGCGCCTCCCGCACGGGCGTCTGGCTGACCTGCAGCTCCACCGCGATCCTGCGCTCCACGATCCGCTCGCCCGGCTTCCAGCGCCCGCTGACGATCCCCTCCAGGATGTGCTCGCGGATCTGCTCGCGGAGACTGTGCACGACCAGGTGCGGGACGGCGGCAGGGGCCATGGGGCGCGCTCCTTCACAGGTTGCGTGACTTAGACGATACGACGCGGAAGCGACACTGCCTCCCACCCGGACGCGGCGGCGCCCCCGTCCCGGGTGTACCGGGGCGGGGGCGCCGTGGCGTGCGGCGTGCCGCGACCGCTTACAGGCCGAGCTCGACCTCGAACTCGCCCGCCTCCAGGATCTCCTTGACCGCCGTCAGGTAACGGGCCGCGTCGGCACCGTCCACCAGCCGGTGGTCGTAGGACAGCGACAGGAAGGTCATGTCGCGGACGCCGATGACCGTGCCGTCCGGGGTCTCCACGACCACCGGGCGCTTGACGGTCGCGCCGATACCGAGGATCGCCGCCTGGTTCGGCGGCACGATGACGGTGTCGAAGAGCGCGCCGCGCGACCCGGTGTTGCTGATGGTGAAGGTCGCGCCGGCCAGGTCGTCCGGGGTGATCTTGCTGGCCCGGACGTTGGCCGCCAGCTCCGCGGTCTTCTTGGCGATACCGGCGATGTTCAGGTCGCCCGCACCCTTGATGACCGGGGTCATCAGACCCTTCTCGGAGTCCACCGCGATCCCGATGTTCTCGGAGTCGAAGTAGGTGATCGTCCCCTCGTCCTCGTTGATCCTGGCGTTGACCACCGGGTGCGCCTTGAGGGCCTGGGCTGCGGCCTTGACGTAGAACGGCATCGGCGAGAGCTTGACGCCCTCGCGGGCCGCGAAGGCCTCCTTGGCCTGGGCGCGCAGCCGCATGACGCGGGTGACGTCCACCTCGACGACGCTGGTGAGCTGCGCCTGCGAGTGCAGGGCCTTCATCATGTTGTCGCCGATGACCTTGCGCATCCGGGTCATCTTGACGGTCTGGCCACGCAGCGGGGACACCGCGGCGGGGGCCTTCGAAGCGGCGGCCGGGGCGGCCTTCGGCGC from Streptomyces sp. NBC_01198 includes these protein-coding regions:
- the aceE gene encoding pyruvate dehydrogenase (acetyl-transferring), homodimeric type, with protein sequence MPDAVGRTRPSQLDQIPDRDPEETTEWLASLDAVTKAAGPHRAAYLMRRTLEGASADGIALPSLLETEYINTIPTSAEPAYPGDEAMEARITAWNRWNAAAMVTRGSKLGLGGHIATFASAAWLYETGFQHFFRGKEGTGSGDQLYLQGHASPGIYARAFLDGRLSEGQLDRFRQEAGGDGLPSYPHPRRLPWLWEFPTVSMGLGPLSAIYQARFNRYLEHRGVKDTSDSHVWAFLGDGEMDEPESTAALALAGREGLDNLTFVINCNLQRLDGPVRPNFKIVQELEAQFRAAGWNVVKALWGAAWDEVLAQDTDGALLRRLREVPDAQFQTYATRDAAYIREHFFGADPSLRTIGGRLGDAKVLELFQTSRAGHEPRKVYAAYRAALDHKGAPTVVLAQTVKGYTLGTGFESRNANHQMKKLTLPQFRVMRDLLELPIPDSALDADVVPYWHPGEDSPEMRYLRERRAALGGPAPARKVVAKPLPLPPDKAYASLEKGSGTQEIATTMAFVRLVKDLMREKETGRRWVPIVPDEARTFGMESLFPSAGLYSPKGQTYDPVDRDQLLYYKEAKDGQILNEGITEAGSLADFTAAATAYATHGEPMIPFYIFYSMFGFQRTADQFWALADQLGRGFVIGATAGRTTMTGEGLQHADGHSHLIASTNPAAISYDPAFAYEVAVIVREGLRRMYGPDAEDVFYYLTVYNEPKVQPAMPAGVEEGILRGLYRYQAAADPAPGAPRLQLLASGTAIHWALDAQRLLAEDWGVAADVWSAPSWTELRREALDCDAARLRGEERTPYVTRALEGAPGPVVAVSDWMRAVPDQIAPWVEQDWTSVGTDGFGLSDTRDAARRHFGVDPQSLAVQALAALARRGEVETATVKEAAERYGL
- a CDS encoding GntR family transcriptional regulator: MAPAAVPHLVVHSLREQIREHILEGIVSGRWKPGERIVERRIAVELQVSQTPVREALRELEALRLIESAPNKGVRVRGLTAADLKESYPVRAGLEQVAAELAAPRLAADPAALASEVAALRLADAELDGEAQVRHTVAFHHELVRAAGNAVLLHAWESLGIEVWTTLSIRWLSPAPRAYAAEHQEIVDAFTRRDPRICELIKSHVLSCAPQV